The nucleotide window CAGACCAAGACACACGCACATATTGAGCAAGATCAGAAAGCCGTTGGCCCGTATCGCGGTCATTGCTGCAAACAGCAGCAGGGCCGCGGGCAGCCAGAGGTTCGACCCGATGGCACTGGCCGCCTCCCAGCGCAGCGTCAGCGCGACGCCGAGCACCAGAAGCAGGGCGAACAGGGGCACAGAGACGCCGGGCATTTTGCCATTGAACAGCAGGTCGAAAGCGAATCCCAGGAACAATCCCAGTAACAGCAGGCGTGTGGGCTGGCGCAACTGCATAACGGCCTCCTCGAGCTCAGGATGGCTGTAGCATAGATCAATCGCTGGCCGGAATCAAGCACTCGGGACCGGCTGGCCGGGCACTTGAGTGCTTGACATAGCCCGGTAGATTGGGCACAATGAGTTGATGGTCGAGCTCACACGCTTGTTGGTAGCCGAAGACAACGCCCGATTGCGTCCTGCTCTGTGCGAGGGGCTGGAAGCTACTGGCGCGGTACAGGTGGTCTTTTCCTGTGCCAGCGGCGAAGAGGCCCTCGAATACTCGCTGGCTCAGCCGGTTCAGGCGTTGCTGCTGGATGTGCAGTTGGCCGGCAAGCTCAATGGCATCGAGACGGCCACGGCGATCCGGCGTGAACTCCCCCGTCTGCCAGTGGTCTTCTACTCCATTCAGGACGACGACAACTACTACCGCGACTTTCAGCGCTCGGGAATCCTGACCCATTTTGCCTACGTGCGCAAGTCCAACTTTCTTCTGCCGACCATGCTGGTGCCGCTGATTCGCGACGCAGTGGCGGGTCGCAGCTACATCGACCCGGACATCGCCTCGCGTGTCTCGGAGGTGCGCCGCAAGGACGCGCAGGACCCAATGGCTCTGTTGGAGCCGGTGGAGCAGGCGGTCGCGCGTATGCTGGCGCAGGGCAAGACCAACGAGCAGATCGCAGCCGTGCTCGGATTTCGTGACAAACGTACTATCAGCAGGGTGAACGGCCAGATCTATGCCGCATGGGGCTTGAGCGAGAGCACCACCGACGAAAAGGTGGCGCGCACCAGAGCGTCGATCATTGCTCAGCGTGGCCGTATGCTGCGCTGGGACGAGGATGGCACACCCCGCGTGCTGAACGAGCGCGAGGAGTGGGTGCCCTGGATGGAATAGTGTGATTCAAGAGACGCTGCTTCTCTGGGCACTGGTAAGCGTGTCCCTGTTCAATACGATCCTGTTGCTGTGGCTGGGGCTCACGCTCTGGCTCACGGCGGACCGGCGCAGCCCGGGAGTAGTGATCACCAGTATTGGCTTTTTCCTCGGCAGCGCTTCTTTCATCAGCCACGCCGCCTTGCTGCTGAGCCCCGGCTTGCAGCTCACGCGCAGTACGACCCTCTGGCTCGCTGCAGGAATGACCCCGGTGGTGCTGTTGCCTTACGTCTGGTACATCGTTCTGCTCTGGTACAATGGATTCTGGACCGCGCCCGCCGGCGAGCTACGCCGAAGGCAGCTGCCCTGGCTATGGGTTGCTTCAGGGGTGATGATCGCCGGACTAGTCTGCCTGGGTCTGCTGGGCGTGCCGTTTGTACCTGTCCTCAGAGAGCTGACGCCTCTCCTCTGGCCCTTGCGTGAGTTCATAAAAACCCCGCTTCTTGGCGTTCCGCTGGTGGCGCTCGGGTTCTCGCTCTACGTGCTGCTCTGCGTGGTCCTGTCTCTCGATGCTACCTGGCACCCCGGGGGCTCGGGGCGCGTTCTGGGCGAAGTGGGTCGGGAGCGTGCTCGGCCCTGGCTGATTGTGGCTACTCTTCTGCTGCTCGTCGTAGGAGTGCTGGTGGCGGTGGTAGTGCTCTGGACGGTGACTCACACCAAGGTGGGCGGATACTACATTCTGACGCCGAACAGGATGGACGTCATCGGCCGATTCGACCTGGCCGTCTCCCTGCTTATCGGTGGTGTGACCGTGTTGCTCGGGCAGGCCATGACCGCCTACGAACTGTTCACCGGCAAGGCGCTGCCGCGTCAGGGTCTGTCCAGGCAGTGGCAGCGGGCTGCCGGGCTGGCAGCCAGCTATGGCTTGCTGATGGGCGGTGCCCTGGTCTGGGGACTGGATGAAGTCTACGCCATCCTGCTGACCGCTGTGCTGATGACGGCGTTCTTTGCCCTTCAGGCCTGGCGCTCGTTTGCCGAGTGGGAGCACGGCATGAGGCAGCTACGGCCGTTTGTGGTCAGCCAGCGCTGGTATGAGTCTCTGGTCAACCGCGATGCGGTGGCTCTCGACACCGCCGATCCATTTGAGGCCCTCTGCTCGAGCGTGCTCAATGCTTCGGTGGCCTATCTCATTCCCCAGGGAGCAACGGCGGCTCTCGTGGCGCCAATGGCCTTCCCAGGCGGTTCGACCGCAAACCTGCCCAGTCTGTCGGGACACGCCGCGGCGGATAACCCTCTGGTCGTGGCAGTCGACCCCAACACGCACTCTGGAGCGTCCTGGGCAGTTCCGCTGTGGAGCGCCAGAGGGCTGATTGGTGTGTTGCTGCTGGGGCAGCGCAAGGATGGCAGTCTGTACACGCAGGAAGAGGTGGAGATCGCGCGCGCTACGGGCGAGCGGATCATCGATACGGCCTCCAGTCTGGCTGTGTCGCAAAAGCTGATGCAGTTGCAGCGCGAGCGTATGGCCAGTGCCCAGTTGCTGGACCAGCGCACCAGGCGCGCCCTTCATGACGACGTTTTGCCGTCAGTTCATGCGGCGATGCTCGCCCTCAATGCGGGACGAGATTCGAGCGGTATCGTTCAGCAGTTATCGGAGGTCCATCAGAAGCTGGCAGAGCTGCTTCACGAGCTGC belongs to Chloroflexi bacterium ADurb.Bin180 and includes:
- the liaR_1 gene encoding Transcriptional regulatory protein LiaR, coding for MVELTRLLVAEDNARLRPALCEGLEATGAVQVVFSCASGEEALEYSLAQPVQALLLDVQLAGKLNGIETATAIRRELPRLPVVFYSIQDDDNYYRDFQRSGILTHFAYVRKSNFLLPTMLVPLIRDAVAGRSYIDPDIASRVSEVRRKDAQDPMALLEPVEQAVARMLAQGKTNEQIAAVLGFRDKRTISRVNGQIYAAWGLSESTTDEKVARTRASIIAQRGRMLRWDEDGTPRVLNEREEWVPWME